From one Montipora capricornis isolate CH-2021 chromosome 10, ASM3666992v2, whole genome shotgun sequence genomic stretch:
- the LOC138021111 gene encoding uncharacterized protein, which translates to MEISGAKEVKQRPIEGDLNLEQLLDDTPEKRDQLQQHLTVYKSLRTQLEETAQSIGKREYDKVMEDYDDYADLTLEAEQLVVGLSSRMELIKDRMEFKLKRGSVKVNIELEEKMLEIERQKAEIEHRKLQIEAERLNLEKEKLKKKLEVETANQGLGSNTVKLPKLDFNTFSGELLKWQEFWDSFESAIHSNASLNPVEKMNYLRAKLEGEAEEVISGLTLTNANYEEAIRLLQKRFGQNEIIINAHYTSLMDMPASSSSTSALRTRYDSIEKNLRSLQALGEDVNTKMLVSLTMTKLPKDVITHLTDHKEDGQEWTVQLLRDKLHRFITNRENAERQCGIKDDSKHTARSMWLTSEDKEGKTTTETLFSVTKPPKDKKVRRRDIFVYCHGKHWSDDCKKYAIVAARKEKIKGQCFICLKPGHHQKNCKANKVCVHCQQTNNHHRSLCINKFQEKPAETAHVVTETISPVTKNTLLASDEQVLMQTATVEVENLEKCGKQTIRLLLDTGSQRSYITEQLADKLQLLIKGSETLTVYTFNTSKPRQLQTPVTELRLLTKDGSSLHLRVNVVPKITGTLQRACFDTKKIEHLLKDITLADSIPTSKETASIELLLGSDYYCDIFSGDIQMKQVVPGLNLMASKLGWILTGRIKCQEAQSAPSISMLTYTSSPVNAHLAAQFNVQTLPTKQKPQLDDF; encoded by the coding sequence ATGGAAATCTCTGGGGCAAAAGAAGTTAAACAACGTCCCATAGAAGGTGATCTCAATCTCGAACAACTACTGGATGACACTCCCGAGAAAAGGGATCAGTTACAACAACACTTAACCGTCTATAAATCCCTTCGTACTCAACTTGAAGAAACCGCGCAATCTATTGGAAAAAGAGAGTACGACAAGGTGATGGAAGATTATGATGATTACGCCGATCTTACACTAGAAGCCGAGCAACTCGTTGTGGGACTTTCCTCGAGAATGGAATTGATCAAAGACAGAATGGAATTTAAGCTCAAACGAGGAAGTGTGAAAGTAAACATTGAACTGGAGGAGAAGATGCTGGAAATCGAGCGACAAAAAGCCGAAATTGAACACCGAAAGTTACAAATTGAAGCAGAGAGACTAaacctggaaaaagaaaaactaaagaaGAAACTTGAAGTAGAAACTGCCAACCAAGGTTTGGGAAGTAACACTGTAAAATTGCCGAAGCTTGATTTCAATACATTTAGTGGGGAACTACTGAAGTGGCAGGAATTCTGGGATTCATTTGAATCTGCAATACACTCGAACGCCTCGCTAAACCCAGTCGAGAAAATGAATTACCTAAGAGCTAAATTAGAGGGAGAAGCTGAAGAAGTAATCTCAGGATTAACCTTGACAAATGCCAACTATGAAGAAGCAATCAGACTATTGCAAAAACGCTTTGGTCAAAATGAAATCATCATCAATGCTCATTACACTAGTCTCATGGATATGCCTGCTTCCTCAAGTAGTACATCAGCCTTACGTACAAGATATGATTCAATCGAGAAAAACCTCAGATCATTACAAGCCCTGGGAGAAGATGTAAACACAAAAATGCTTGTTTCCCTTACCATGACAAAATTACCCAAAGATGTGATAACCCACCTGACTGACCACAAAGAAGATGGTCAAGAATGGACAGTGCAGCTTttgagagacaagttgcatAGATTCAtcacaaacagagaaaatgCTGAGAGACAGTGTGGCATCAAAGATGACAGTAAACACACTGCTAGAAGCATGTGGCTCACATCTGAAGATAAAGAAGGTAAAACTACCACTGAAACACTGTTCTCTGTTACCAAGCCTCCCAAAGATAAGAAAGTCAGAAGAAGAGATATCTTTGTCTACTGTCATGGCAAACACTGGAGCGATGATTGCAAAAAGTATGCCATTGTGgcagcaagaaaagaaaaaataaagggaCAGTGTTTCATTTGCCTAAAACCAGGCCATCATCAGAAGAATTGCAAAGCCAATAAAGTGTGTGTTCACTGCCAACAGACGAATAACCACCACAGAAGTCTCTGCATTAACAAATTCCAAGAGAAACCTGCAGAAACTGCACATGTAGTGACTGAAACCATATCCCCTGTAACAAAAAATACCCTACTAGCTTCAGATGAGCAAGTTCTGATGCAAACAGCCACAGTAGAAgttgaaaatcttgaaaaatgtgGAAAACAGACCATCAGATTGCTCTTGGATACCGGTAGCCAAAGATCATACATTACTGAACAGTTGGCAGATAAACTTCAATTGCTAATTAAAGGATCTGAGACCCTGACCGTGTACACATTCAACACATCCAAACCCAGACAGCTGCAAACTCCTGTTACTGAACTCAGACTGTTGACAAAAGATGGATCATCCCTGCACTTGAGAGTAAATGTTGTACCAAAGATAACTGGTACTTTACAAAGAGCATGCTTTgacacaaagaaaattgaacacCTTCTTAAGGACATTACTCTTGCTGACTCAATCCCTACTTCAAAGGAAACTGCAAGTATAGAGCTACTACTTGGAAGTGATTATTACTGTGACATTTTCTCTGGTGATATACAAATGAAACAAGTTGTTCCAGGATTAAACCTCATGGCATCCAAGTTGGGATGGATACTCACAGGCAGAATTAAGTGTCAAGAAGCTCAATCTGCTCCTTCAATTTCAATGCTGACATACACATCCAGTCCAGTCAATGCACATCTTGCTGCTCAGTTCAATGTCCAAACACTACCAACCAAACAGAAACCACAGCTGGACGATTTCTGA
- the LOC138021109 gene encoding uncharacterized protein → MTCLHNSLFCVLRFIARRGKPKEIISDNASQFKLAKSTVEEAWQFATTSPDTQSYLANEGITWSFIIELAPWMGGFYERLVGLVKQALRKSIGKIFLNIVQLETILTEIEAVINSRPLVYVGADLKSGFALTPGDFLSLNPKTGVPFLETEDEQLQDPDFVENLSSAKKLLETWKKGQKHFNTFWKLWFDEYVLSLRERSQKYLKAPRVQAKVRPTKGDVVLLKESSPRGTWKRAMIEEIITSKDNEVRAATIRTATGKLLNRPLNFLCPLECAEVKQEPN, encoded by the coding sequence ATGACTTGTCTGCACAACAGTTTGTTTTGTGTCTTAAGATTTATTGCTAGGCGTGGCAAGCCTAAAGAGATTATTTCTGACAATGCTTCACAGTTCAAGCTAGCAAAGTCCACGGTTGAAGAAGCATGGCAGTTTGCAACAACCAGCCCCGACACACAGAGTTACTTAGCCAACGAAGGAATTACATGGAGCTTTATTATTGAACTGGCCCCCTGGATGGGAGGCTTCTATGAACGTCTTGTGGGACTTGTAAAACAAGCTCTCCGAAAGAGTATAGGCAAGATCTTTTTGAACATTGTCCAGCTGGAAACTATTCTTACGGAAATCGAAGCAGTCATAAATTCACGACCACTAGTGTATGTGGGAGCTGATCTGAAATCTGGATTTGCACTAACCCCTGGTGACTTCCTTAGTCTAAACCCGAAAACCGGTGTACCATTCCTAGAAACAGAAGATGAACAACTGCAAGATCCAGACTTCGTTGAAAACCTCAGTTCAGCCAAGAAGCTTCTTGAAACATGGAAAAAAGGACAGAAACATTTTAACACATTCTGGAAGCTGTGGTTTGATGAATATGTACTAAGTCTCCGTGAAAGAAGCCAGAAGTACTTAAAAGCCCCTAGAGTTCAAGCAAAAGTTCGACCTACAAAGGGAGATGTCGTGCTACTGAAAGAAAGTTCACCAAGAGGAACCTGGAAACGAGCAATGATTGAAGAAATCATCACAAGCAAAGATAACGAAGTACGAGCGGCCACTATCCGAACAGCAACAGGAAAGCTGCTGAACCGACCATTGAACTTTCTGTGTCCTTTGGAGTGCGCAGAAGTAAAACAAGAGCCTAACTAG
- the LOC138021110 gene encoding uncharacterized protein, protein MTTKPFRNLMTQSDLKMADTRLAKNPEHLTKYDAVIQDQLHKGIVEIVPDEESVNTLKHYIPHHEIVTPEKTTTKIRIVFEASAKTKKGSQSLNENLRRGPIILEDLCGLLMRFRLNRVALIADVEKAFHQVGLQPEDRDVTRFLWLKDATKPTLENNVQELRFTRVPFGMISSPFLLAATVKYYLNKADTPVAKKISDNMYVDNMVTGVATSEQAVEFYEEAKSLFQSSSMNLLNLNGKLFLQELWKNEFDWDETLSELQQQQWYKIQDDHTPLSSIPVPRYIGIGTENKLFCFIDASAKAYSAGVYLYSSVGRTANVNLVFSKARVAPTKQLSIPRLELLAVVIGTRCLNYVTEQLQLTVTDRVLWTDSQCVLHWMKSHKSLPVFVQNRLKEIKSHKDIKFRCVTTTQNPADLATRGVSAEALIDNQLWWHGPSWLSDDETKWPSWDFQQIDDNTLDQMAKQAGSPQIMYETPALIEMENKQEHSVKPVAPFELNEKNYSCLTRLLRVTAWALRFILKVKKKSTGKEELKAEEIERAKLMWERHVQNSSFSSEINAVKKNTKNNLKDQLGLQLDQNRILRCHGRMIRENLPETSIFPKLLPKNHAFTSLLINSFHEKLMHVGVSHTLSAIRREFWIP, encoded by the exons ATGACGACCAAGCCCTTCAGAAATTTAATGACACAGTCAGATTTGAAGATGGCAGATACCAG ACTTGCCAAAAACCCAGAACATCTGACCAAATATGATGCTGTAATCCAGGACCAGCTTCACAAGGGTATTGTTGAAATTGTACCTGATGAAGAATCTGTAAACACATTGAAGCACTACATCCCACACCATGAGATTGTGACACCTGAGAAGACCACAACAAAAATACGCATTGTCTTTGAAGCTTCAGctaaaaccaaaaaaggaaGCCAAAGCCTAAATGAAAACCTACGCCGTGGTCCAATAATACTGGAAGATTTATGTGGACTCCTGATGAGGTTCAGACTTAACAGAGTAGCGCTAATTGCTGATGTCGAAAAAGCATTTCATCAAGTGGGGCTTCAACCTGAAGACAGAGATGTAACACGATTTCTCTGGTTAAAAGATGCCACAAAGCCCACCCTAGAAAACAATGTACAGGAACTGAGATTCACCCGAGTTCCATTTGGAATGATTTCAAGCCCATTCCTGCTGGCTGCAACAGTCAAGTATTATCTAAACAAAGCAGATACCCCAGTAGCCAAGAAGATTTCAGACAACATGTATGTGGACAACATGGTCACAGGAGTTGCCACATCAGAACAAGCAGTCGAATTCTACGAGGAAGCTAAGTCTCTTTTCCAGTCTTCATCGATGAATCTCC TTAACTTAAACGGAAAACTGTTTCTCCaagaactttggaaaaacgagtTCGACTGGGACGAAACACTCTCAGAATTACAACAGCAACAGTGGTACAAGATACAGGATGACCACACCCCATTGTCCTCAATTCCTGTGCCTAGATACATTGGTATAGGCactgaaaacaaactgttctgTTTCATCGATGCCTCAGCTAAAGCATACTCAGCAGGCGTATATCTGTACTCCTCAGTTGGCAGAACTGCCAATGTAAACCTGGTATTCTCTAAGGCTCGTGTTGCCCCAACAAAGCAACTCAGTATTCCAAGACTGGAATTATTAGCTGTTGTTATTGGAACAAGGTGCCTGAACTATGTAACTGAACAACTGCAGTTGACAGTGACTGACCGAGTACTGTGGACAGACTCACAGTGCGTTCTTCATTGGATGAAAAGCCACAAATCGCTGCCCGTCTTTGTCCAAAACAGGCTGAAAGAGATAAAGTCACACAAAGACATCAAGTTCAGATGTGTAACCACAACTCAAAATCCAGCTGACTTAGCCACTAGAGGTGTTTCTGCAGAAGCCCTCATCGACAATCAACTGTGGTGGCATGGACCATCTTGGCTCAGTGatgatgaaaccaaatggcCTTCATGGGACTTTCAGCAGATAGATGACAACACGCTTGACCAGATGGCCAAACAAGCTGGTAGTCCACAGATCATGTACGAGACTCCAGCCTTGattgaaatggaaaacaaacaagaacacTCTGTAAAGCCAGTTGCACCttttgaactgaatgaaaagaaCTATTCTTGCCTGACAAGACTTCTCAGAGTGACTGCGTGGGCCTTACGATTCatcctgaaagttaagaagaagagtacaggaaaagaagaacttaaagccgaagaaattgaaCGAGCAAAATTGATGTGGGAGAGACATGTTCAGAACAGTagtttttcatcagagatcaatgCAGTTAAGAAGAACACCAAGAACAATCTGAAGGATCAACTAGGCCTACAGTTAGATCAAAATAGAATCCTCCGTTGCCATGGTAGAATGATCAGAGAAAACCTTCCAGAAACTTCTATCTTCCCAAAGCTTCTACCAAAGAACCATGCCTTTACCAGCTTACTCATTAACAGTTTCCATGAAAAACTGATGCATGTTGGAGTATCCCATACACTGTCAGCTATCAGACGAGAATTCTGGATCCCATAA